The Achromobacter pestifer genome includes a region encoding these proteins:
- the cofH gene encoding 5-amino-6-(D-ribitylamino)uracil--L-tyrosine 4-hydroxyphenyl transferase CofH: MTSLDIPDLIGNAAPDLQSALAQCSPALRRILEAALDGRETSRADGVRLFSAQARELPALAAAADAVRRQRVGDAVTFVVTRNINPTNVCYMGCRFCGFAKRREEAGAEWISMEEVAHRARVAWDRGATEVCMQGGLNPDLPPTYYRDLVLAVKAEVPGMHIHAFSPFEIWFGAHKLKTTPAALIQELREAGLGSMPGTAAEILDTEVRKQLTRNKLSAQAWVDTVRAAHQVGLKTTATIMYGHVDGPRHWAAHIDLIRSIQKETGGFTEFVPLGFVHAEAPLYVEREIPGVRAGASQEEHLKMHAIARIMLAGWIDNIQASWVKLGPQVARALLNAGVNDLGGTLMDESISRSAGATFGEELTSAEMVRIIRDAGKSPIRRSTLYQHIESYADHDPQDIAPLKPRQQDPILFLKNISRGAAREAAHV; the protein is encoded by the coding sequence ATGACTAGCCTGGACATTCCTGATCTGATCGGAAACGCGGCGCCGGATCTGCAATCCGCATTGGCGCAATGCTCGCCGGCGCTGCGCCGGATTCTTGAGGCAGCCCTTGACGGCAGGGAGACAAGCAGAGCCGACGGCGTACGTCTGTTCTCGGCCCAGGCGCGGGAGTTGCCGGCCCTGGCCGCAGCCGCGGACGCCGTCAGGCGCCAGCGGGTGGGCGACGCCGTCACGTTTGTCGTGACGCGCAATATAAACCCGACCAATGTTTGCTACATGGGTTGCCGTTTCTGCGGATTCGCCAAGCGGCGCGAAGAGGCGGGCGCCGAGTGGATAAGCATGGAAGAGGTCGCGCACCGCGCGCGAGTGGCCTGGGATCGCGGTGCCACGGAGGTTTGCATGCAAGGCGGCTTGAATCCGGATTTGCCGCCCACCTACTACCGCGACCTGGTGCTAGCCGTGAAAGCGGAAGTGCCCGGCATGCACATCCACGCGTTCTCGCCGTTCGAAATCTGGTTCGGCGCGCACAAACTGAAGACCACGCCTGCCGCCCTGATCCAGGAACTCCGGGAGGCAGGGCTGGGCTCGATGCCTGGCACCGCCGCCGAGATTCTGGACACGGAAGTCCGCAAGCAGCTCACGCGCAACAAGCTGAGCGCGCAGGCCTGGGTCGACACCGTGCGGGCAGCGCATCAGGTGGGCTTGAAAACCACCGCGACCATCATGTACGGCCACGTGGACGGTCCGCGGCATTGGGCTGCCCACATCGATCTCATCCGGTCCATCCAGAAAGAGACCGGCGGATTCACCGAGTTCGTGCCGCTGGGTTTCGTGCACGCGGAAGCGCCTTTGTATGTGGAGCGCGAGATTCCCGGCGTGCGCGCGGGCGCCTCGCAGGAGGAGCATCTCAAGATGCACGCCATCGCACGCATCATGCTGGCTGGATGGATCGACAACATCCAGGCTTCATGGGTGAAGCTTGGTCCGCAGGTCGCTCGCGCGTTGCTCAATGCGGGTGTCAACGACCTGGGCGGGACGCTGATGGACGAGTCGATCTCCCGGTCGGCCGGAGCCACCTTCGGAGAGGAGCTGACCTCGGCCGAAATGGTCCGGATTATTCGCGACGCAGGGAAAAGCCCAATCCGCCGCAGTACCCTGTACCAGCATATCGAGTCATACGCGGACCATGATCCCCAGGATATCGCGCCGCTCAAACCGCGGCAGCAGGATCCGATCCTGTTCCTGAAGAACATCTCGCGCGGCGCCGCCAGGGAGGCTGCTCATGTCTGA
- the hydA gene encoding dihydropyrimidinase produces the protein MNQALIVRGGTVVNADREFRADVLCVDGRIQALGETLEAPAGAQEVDALGCYVMPGGIDPHTHMQMPFMGAVTVDDFYSGTAAGLAGGTTTIIDFVIPNPGQSLLDAYGDWRGWASKAAGDYSFHVAVTWWDQSVSDEMGVLVREHGVNSFKHFMAYKNAIMADDETMVRSFRRALELGAIPTVHAENGELVYMLQQQLLAAGNTGPAAHPLSRPPVVEGEAANRAIAIAEATGVPIYIVHVSCAESLEAIARARGRGQRVFGEVLAGHLVIDDSVYQNESFEYSAGHVMSPPFRSRQHQQALWQGLRAGHLHTTATDHCTFCAAQKANGKSDFTKIPNGCGGVEERMTVLWNDGVNTGRLTRSEFVQVTSANAAQIFNIYPRKGLIAAGSDADLVVWDPAATKTISRTAQFSKGDFNIFEGMQARGLPVHTVRAGALVYSKGELRAEPGSGNYIKRPAFAPRLQAINRIAQPAQAQSA, from the coding sequence ATGAACCAAGCACTGATAGTCCGCGGCGGCACCGTCGTGAACGCCGACCGTGAGTTCCGCGCGGACGTGTTGTGTGTGGACGGGCGCATTCAGGCCCTGGGGGAAACCCTCGAAGCGCCCGCTGGCGCGCAAGAGGTCGATGCGCTTGGGTGCTACGTGATGCCGGGCGGGATAGATCCGCATACGCACATGCAGATGCCCTTCATGGGAGCGGTGACCGTCGACGACTTCTACTCCGGCACGGCGGCCGGCCTGGCCGGCGGCACCACCACCATCATCGATTTCGTGATTCCCAATCCTGGCCAATCCCTGCTTGACGCATACGGCGACTGGCGCGGCTGGGCCAGCAAGGCCGCGGGCGACTATAGCTTTCATGTCGCCGTGACCTGGTGGGATCAGAGCGTCTCGGACGAGATGGGTGTGCTGGTGCGGGAGCACGGCGTGAACAGCTTCAAGCATTTCATGGCATACAAGAATGCCATCATGGCCGACGACGAAACCATGGTGCGCAGCTTTCGCCGCGCGCTGGAATTGGGCGCCATCCCGACCGTGCACGCCGAGAACGGGGAACTCGTCTACATGCTCCAGCAGCAATTGCTGGCGGCCGGAAACACGGGGCCGGCCGCGCACCCCTTGTCCCGTCCGCCCGTGGTCGAGGGGGAGGCGGCAAATCGCGCTATTGCCATCGCCGAGGCCACCGGCGTTCCGATCTACATCGTGCACGTGTCCTGCGCGGAGTCGCTCGAGGCGATCGCCCGCGCCCGGGGCCGCGGCCAGCGCGTTTTCGGCGAAGTGCTGGCCGGCCATCTCGTCATCGACGACAGCGTCTACCAGAACGAGAGCTTCGAATACTCGGCAGGCCATGTCATGAGCCCGCCATTCCGCTCCAGGCAGCACCAGCAGGCGCTCTGGCAGGGCCTGCGCGCCGGCCATCTGCACACGACCGCGACTGACCACTGCACGTTCTGCGCCGCGCAGAAAGCGAATGGCAAGAGCGACTTCACAAAAATTCCGAATGGATGCGGCGGCGTCGAGGAGCGCATGACAGTGCTCTGGAACGACGGCGTCAATACGGGCCGGCTGACACGTTCCGAGTTCGTCCAGGTCACTTCGGCAAACGCCGCGCAGATCTTCAACATCTATCCGCGCAAGGGCCTGATCGCCGCCGGTTCCGACGCCGATCTGGTGGTATGGGATCCGGCCGCGACCAAGACGATATCGCGCACGGCTCAATTCTCCAAAGGCGACTTCAACATCTTCGAGGGCATGCAGGCGCGGGGTCTGCCAGTGCATACCGTCCGCGCCGGGGCGCTGGTCTATTCCAAAGGCGAGTTGCGGGCCGAACCCGGCAGCGGCAATTACATCAAGCGTCCCGCCTTCGCGCCGAGGCTGCAGGCCATCAACCGGATTGCGCAGCCCGCGCAAGCACAGTCCGCCTAG
- the cofG gene encoding 7,8-didemethyl-8-hydroxy-5-deazariboflavin synthase CofG has product MNTELRKKLLAAGQATGEQLADLMRAASELRDAAWGRRVTYSRKVFIPLTNLCRDTCGYCTFAKTPDQPGAGYLTPDDVVDIVKRGQQLGCKEALFSLGERPEARYPEARAMLQRLGYKTTLEYVVAMCASVLETSSLIPHVNAGTLTLDELADIRSVAGSVGLMLENVSRRLVQKGMAHYACPDKVPAQRLRTLERAGQLNVPTTSGILIGIGETWEERVDSLIALGEIHKRHGHLQEVIVQNFRAKPGTLMMHAPEPDMDDMLRTIAAARLVLPPDVSLQAPPNLSEDFERYLDAGINDWGGISPVTADHINPERAWPALAEILRRCAERGMQLTERLTTYPRFLQERATYLAPRLSTAMERLARADGLAKVQTDLTIAALA; this is encoded by the coding sequence TTGAACACTGAGCTACGAAAAAAGCTGTTGGCGGCCGGGCAGGCCACGGGCGAGCAACTCGCCGATCTCATGCGCGCCGCATCCGAGCTTCGTGATGCCGCATGGGGCCGTCGGGTGACGTATTCGCGCAAGGTCTTCATTCCCCTGACCAATCTTTGTCGCGACACTTGCGGGTACTGCACCTTCGCGAAAACACCTGACCAGCCAGGCGCAGGCTACCTCACACCCGACGACGTCGTGGACATCGTCAAGCGCGGACAGCAGCTGGGCTGCAAGGAAGCGCTGTTTTCGCTGGGCGAACGGCCCGAAGCCCGTTACCCCGAGGCGCGCGCCATGCTGCAGCGGCTGGGCTACAAGACCACGCTTGAGTACGTCGTCGCCATGTGTGCAAGCGTGCTGGAGACGAGCTCCCTCATTCCTCATGTGAACGCCGGCACGCTGACGCTTGACGAGCTGGCGGACATCCGAAGCGTCGCCGGCAGCGTGGGACTCATGCTGGAAAACGTCAGCCGCCGGCTGGTGCAAAAAGGCATGGCCCATTACGCGTGCCCCGACAAAGTGCCGGCACAGCGGCTGCGCACGCTGGAACGCGCGGGCCAACTCAATGTGCCTACGACCAGCGGGATCCTCATCGGCATCGGCGAAACCTGGGAAGAGCGCGTGGACAGCCTGATTGCATTAGGTGAAATCCACAAGCGCCACGGTCACCTCCAGGAGGTCATCGTCCAGAACTTCCGCGCCAAACCGGGAACCTTGATGATGCACGCGCCAGAACCCGACATGGATGACATGCTGCGCACGATAGCGGCGGCTCGCCTGGTGCTGCCGCCGGACGTTTCATTGCAGGCGCCGCCGAACCTCAGCGAGGATTTCGAGCGCTATCTGGACGCTGGCATCAACGATTGGGGGGGGATTTCTCCTGTGACCGCGGACCACATCAATCCGGAGCGAGCCTGGCCCGCGTTGGCCGAAATCCTCCGCCGCTGTGCCGAGCGCGGCATGCAGCTGACCGAAAGATTGACCACCTACCCCCGCTTTCTTCAGGAAAGGGCGACTTATCTTGCGCCACGCCTGTCGACGGCAATGGAGAGGCTCGCGCGCGCCGATGGCTTGGCCAAGGTGCAAACCGATCTCACAATCGCGGCGCTTGCCTGA
- a CDS encoding PLP-dependent aminotransferase family protein: MREDSSTAYRWLQVSLDKSARGNLVKQIVEEFDKQLAGGAIKPGDKLPSVRYLSKFWQVSTFTVVESYERLIAAGRIVSRRGAGYYVESRQPRVAAPDLGNMGRGGEFSLHTFAADRYQSDARVLPAGAGWLPADWHSEGLIQEAARRALRIHPNKLVGYGNVHGLPELRQVLAQRLCKHLMDADESNVLLTRSATHAFDLILRTLTRPGDRVLIESPGYLNMSALVSQNGCVPVAVDRSCTGLDMEQVDRLAVEHRPKLAFINTVLQNPLGTTLSTVQCHQLLRLAEQHDFLIVEDDIFREFAEPQDASLAAMDGLCRVIRVDSTSKTLSPFLRVGSIYADDARITEIASVKMKTGLTSSELDERVALEVLTSTEYRRCVSRLHHRLESAQASAPRRLKELGLAAMTAPSAGMFICASMLDPALSAPAIARRAKTAGLLLWPGELFTAGKPENAWFRFNVAYLGHPKLASFFSRLG, translated from the coding sequence ATGAGGGAAGACAGCTCTACCGCCTATCGATGGCTGCAGGTCTCGCTCGACAAGTCCGCCCGAGGCAATCTCGTCAAACAGATCGTCGAAGAATTCGACAAGCAGCTGGCCGGTGGCGCGATCAAACCGGGGGACAAGCTGCCGTCAGTGCGCTACCTGTCGAAGTTCTGGCAAGTGAGCACGTTTACTGTCGTGGAATCCTATGAACGGCTGATCGCCGCGGGCCGCATCGTGTCGAGACGAGGAGCCGGTTACTACGTGGAGAGCAGGCAGCCGAGAGTTGCGGCGCCGGACCTGGGCAACATGGGCCGCGGAGGCGAGTTTTCGCTGCACACGTTCGCCGCCGACAGATACCAGTCGGATGCACGCGTGCTTCCGGCGGGAGCCGGTTGGCTGCCCGCCGATTGGCACAGCGAGGGCCTCATCCAGGAGGCAGCGCGGCGCGCGCTACGCATACACCCCAACAAGCTCGTCGGCTACGGCAACGTCCATGGCCTGCCGGAACTGCGACAGGTATTGGCACAGCGCTTGTGCAAGCACTTGATGGACGCGGACGAGTCGAACGTACTGCTTACCCGCAGCGCGACGCATGCCTTCGATCTGATCCTCCGCACGCTTACCAGGCCTGGAGACAGAGTCCTGATCGAGAGTCCCGGCTACCTGAACATGAGCGCACTCGTCTCGCAGAACGGCTGCGTGCCCGTGGCTGTCGATCGCAGCTGTACGGGGCTGGACATGGAACAGGTCGACCGGCTCGCCGTCGAACACCGCCCCAAGCTCGCATTCATCAACACCGTGCTGCAAAACCCGCTCGGCACCACGCTAAGCACCGTCCAATGCCATCAGTTGCTCAGGCTGGCGGAGCAGCACGATTTTCTGATCGTCGAGGATGACATTTTCCGCGAATTCGCCGAGCCGCAAGACGCCTCGCTGGCCGCGATGGACGGCCTCTGTAGGGTGATCCGCGTCGATAGCACGTCCAAGACGCTTTCCCCATTTCTTCGCGTCGGCTCCATCTACGCCGACGACGCGCGAATCACGGAGATCGCGAGCGTAAAGATGAAGACAGGCCTTACATCGTCGGAACTGGACGAGCGCGTGGCTCTGGAAGTCCTGACATCGACGGAATATCGCCGATGCGTTTCGCGGCTGCACCATCGCCTGGAATCGGCTCAGGCGAGCGCACCCCGCCGGCTCAAAGAGTTGGGACTGGCCGCAATGACCGCTCCAAGCGCGGGGATGTTCATCTGTGCAAGCATGCTCGACCCGGCGCTTTCGGCGCCCGCGATTGCCCGCCGCGCAAAGACAGCTGGCTTGCTGCTATGGCCAGGCGAACTCTTCACGGCAGGGAAACCCGAGAACGCCTGGTTCAGGTTCAACGTGGCGTACCTGGGGCACCCCAAACTGGCGAGCTTTTTTTCCCGACTCGGGTAG
- a CDS encoding MarR family winged helix-turn-helix transcriptional regulator: MTNIKPLLKAVPKKSTAPIKDAEDLFHVTDWPMHYFLAIDRFHIRNIARVLSAHRCSPLMWRVLSILADRDGHSVSELADLSVIERSNLSRILDAMERDELIERIGHETDKRQTHVFLSEQGRQLFVESLPAVLDYYARFLTGISPSEMTVLMSVLKKIKRNVASFDSRDSSDLD; encoded by the coding sequence ATGACGAACATAAAACCGCTCCTGAAAGCTGTTCCCAAGAAGTCGACGGCGCCGATCAAAGACGCGGAGGATCTATTCCACGTTACCGATTGGCCCATGCACTACTTCCTGGCCATCGACCGCTTCCACATCCGGAACATCGCTCGCGTGCTGTCCGCCCATCGCTGCTCTCCCCTGATGTGGCGCGTGCTGAGCATCCTGGCCGACAGGGACGGGCACAGCGTGTCGGAGTTGGCGGATCTCAGCGTGATCGAGCGTTCAAACCTGAGCCGCATCCTCGACGCCATGGAACGCGACGAGCTGATTGAGCGGATCGGACACGAGACGGACAAGCGGCAGACGCATGTGTTCCTGTCCGAGCAAGGCCGCCAGCTCTTCGTCGAATCACTGCCCGCCGTGCTGGACTACTACGCGCGGTTCCTCACAGGAATATCTCCTAGCGAGATGACGGTTCTGATGAGTGTGCTCAAGAAAATCAAGCGCAACGTCGCTTCGTTCGATTCACGAGATTCCAGCGACCTGGATTAG